Genomic window (Nymphaea colorata isolate Beijing-Zhang1983 chromosome 1, ASM883128v2, whole genome shotgun sequence):
AGACCCTTAAATCCAATAATTGAGAAAAAGTAACAAAAGAAGCAATAACTAAAGGGAGAAGGGAAAAGGATAAAACCTGTTAAGAGTTACATTTCAAgtttttgcatgtaaattttcaatttcCTGAAAACACGCGAGGCTTCCTTGACTTCGCGTAAAATTGTAAGGCTAAACCTTGATCATCGGGGAGCTTTAACTTGACGCCctatcacatttttctcttaatacGAACAACTTCATACCTTTCATATTTCTCTTTCATGTAATTGTCATAAAATGTTGTTTTATGTGATCTATAGATATTTTTATTCTGAAGCAAACACTGCTGCCTTTATTTCTAAAAACAAACGAATGGAGAATGTACTGAATATgtacatgaaaaaggaaaagctacATCTATAAGTATTTTTAATACTCTTATTAACAAGCAAAGAATAGAATTAATAGTCTCTTGAAAAAGGTTTGCATTtaatattttcaacttaattttcATCGTTTCATTTAATACACTTAAGACCCAAATGATTCTTATTAATTCTGGTGTATAAGTGTCTGGGTGCTACCTATTAATTAATATGTCAAGCTTCTTATTGAATGGTAATCAAATTGCTCAAGAAAGCGAGGATGTGGATGCTTTAAGTTGTCGTCCAAACAATGATTTGCCAAGATATAATTTCGTTtccatatatataaacaaaaacgaaagtaatatatatatatatattttaagtaGAAAGCATCTCCAGTAGGATTTTGCTTCACACTTAACGATACGAAAAACATGAAATATCGCGTACTGTCAactcttaaaaaatgaaataaatagtaaaaaatatcaAATCGAAAGTTATGACGTACTGTTGAAAGATTCAGAGAGACATTAAGTATTGTGGTTAATTATTGTCTTGAAAGGAGCCTTTCCTCGTCTGGATTCCTAACTTGCCTCTTGTACGTTCACAATTCCGACGGATATTTTCCTAGGAAAAGAAAACCGAGAGAACAACTCACACTTTTGATGCCAAACAAGGGGCCCCGATGTTATACGGATCTGTACCTAGACAATTTGATAGGTCAAGTGGGCCGACCGGACCTAGTCAAACTGAGCCCaccggtccatttagtcaatgAGCTGGGTCCGGCTCTCAACATGAAGGCTCTATTTTACTTGTCCCGCTGGGGCTCTTGTGCTCATCCTTTTCTGGTCTGGTCTGGACTTCCTTCCAAAGCGTAGGACCCCACCTCCCACCCATGCTCACGGCCATGCATTTGCTCCGGCTGGATTTTTATACATATCGGACCTGGATTGGAATGACATTATGCAGCACTGGCCCAGCTAAGAAAGTGACCTTAACCGGGTCTTGATTTGCCTTCAAAATGGATCGGTTTTCGGTCCATCCGGGGCAAGATTGAGAGTGTATGCGACTTGTAATGGGTAATCGGATCGGTTGGCCTGATCCAAGTCAGTCCATTCAACTTCAAGCATGGCAAACACAGAGGAATATAACCATGAGCATGAAGGACCCTTTTATCTGGGCTTACTCGACCATGCTAACCAAACCGGGGCTTGGACTAATTTAGGGATTGGAAACCATCATGAGCATGTCGGCTTCGATAACCCCTCCAATTTCGACTTGTGCGATATCACATATCTGAAATAGCGTTTGCGGGTTCATAGTTATTTTCGGTGCCTCGGGGTGACACCCTCACTATGTTTCAATTTGCATATTGATGACCCACCTTTTGAAAGATGATGAACTAGAACAAGTAGTATGACACATAGATATCTTAATGTTAATGTTTGGagatttatcaaaattttcagctATACCTTATGGAGTGCATCTTGAGGCTAGTTTGGATTATGGtaattttggattcggatatcgATCTAATAGGATAGGATACTACAAGCTGCATGCCGTCATTGTTTGCACTCCATAAACTACTCCAGATACGTTATTCCATATTAATGATGACATAAGATGTTAACGGATCAGATATGTTCGACTaccaattcaaattcaagtccATTTGATCATATCGGAAAACAAAATCCAGAAGCCATTTTGTAATTGAATCAGACTCCAGCATTGACTGAGATCCAACGAAAATTTGACTTACACATACAAGTTTAACCTTGCTTTTTTCAGAACtgttatgttttgaaaattagtaTATGAATTCTAGTTGTCACACAATTTTGTGGCggatctaaaaaaaaaaaagaaaaaatttggaaGGACAGAGTCTGACCTACATCAGAAAATTTGGCCTCCTTGTTGAACAATTCTCTCGATTTTCGTCTGAAAAGCAGGCCCAGTCTAGGTAGGTCTAGTCAGTGTCGAACCAGACGAGGTCAGCTTCGTTGAGTAAGACAATAGAGACTACCCACAATACAGATGCTTCTGCATCTAGCATCTTCAGGCGAATCCAGCCATGAAAAGGACTCGTCCAAGCGATTACATCGTGTTCCTGCAGAAAAGTACACGCTACATGGGAGGGCTGATATCTGTCAGAACATGTCTGACCCGACTCACCCACTCCATGTAAAATATTGGCAAGAGATTTCGATGATCTATGGGCAGCCTAGATTTTGACCAATATCCAGattttacattaaaatgaatCGGATAAAGAAAATAGCATTTGGATAGTCATAGTATAAGTGGTCGGCTTAAGTATGGCAAGGATGCTATGCTGCACACTACcggagttgagctcgagcttagaCAGTTAGAGCAACAGCAAGCTTGAGCtggactcgactacacaaaatttAAGATGGAGCTCCACTTGCTTAACCCATGTAACTCGTCTAGCGTTCATTTAACTCTTGTAACTTGTGACATtggttttgacaatattatataaagtATTGATTTGTAAGTCAAATTGAGTATAAATGAATCAATTTCTGAAAACTTGAATTCAACTCATTTATCGTTTCCAATATCTTGTAAAGCGGAACGACTTAAGTACAagtctaagtttttttttcgAATGAGTTCCAATCGAACCAAAATCCGATTCGTTTGGCCTAGTCGGATTAGGTCGCAACCTCTGGAAGTGGTTGGGGTTATGCTGGTATTTATTCAAAAATTCTGGGGGTATTCCTGTAAAGAAGACGGAAAATGAATCGACGGCTGGACAGAGACGGAAGGGCCGTCCATCAATGGCGGTGGTCCCTATGCTTTACTTGGAGGAATTGTTGGCCGGAAACGAACGAAATATCCCGGCTCTGCTACGAAGCGCGCCGATCGATCACGGCCGAGGCCCCCCACGCTCCTGCCTTGTTCTGAGGACACGTGGTAGACGTGCGAAGGGGGACAGTTCGCCGACTCCGTGGaggcggtggcggtggcggaaATTGTCAGCGGCGGAACGTGGGAAGGCGGGGCCGGCCGGGTGGGGAATGTCGGGGCGCGTTTTTGTCGGCATCGGCGAGTTTAGCACGATTGCTCGGGCGACCCGTCGAGTCTCTGTCGAAGATGATTCGGCGTCGGCCCACCGGCCAGGCTTCCGGCGAAACGCCGGCAGGGTTTCGGTCATCGACCACGTCAAAGAAGACTTGTGCCACTTATCCTCCACCAATTTTTCTtaagagggaaagaaaattgaggTTCACTATATCACACGCCATGGATCTTATGATGTCAGACGTCTATCTTCGGGCGAGTAAGGGACagccattttcaattttggagtAAATTATCaccaaattattattattattataagaaAACCATTATGAGGAAGGAGAATGTTTTCTTGGCATTAATCAAGAAGTATGCTTTTCTCAAAGCATTTAGGAAAAATTTGATGATctgaaaaaataagaagaggCAAATTATGagaattatatatttttttctttttttcacaaaaaagatTGATAAATACTCAAAACAGTTATCAAGATTTAAAATAAatctcaaaaaggaaaatatattaaaaacattttcgtgaaaaaacatacaaaacacaaacaaaatgaCAGAACTTGTTAATTTCAGCTGAGCAATTTCTGTAAACTAACTTTgattcattttcctctttcccCCAACTTTTATCATCTGAAAGACAAACCATTTGCGACAATGGTCAGAAGTCCCAATGAAGGATCGTTGGGAGAACAGTTTCATTCTGCTTagtgaagaaaaattgaaaaatctataCACAAAAAAGTAATATGCAGCACTCTGGTGAATCCATTTCATTTATTGTCAGTAGTCAGAACACTTCTTTTCTACTCATTTTTTGCATGATATTTGTTTCCTAAACGCCAGGAGAATTTAAGATCAGAAGGCTATCCCCcatttttgcatgttttcaCGTGTAAACCAGGCTTCATGTGCAGTAGATTTCGACATTTTGTATTCACGCTCAGAAAAAGTTCCAAGATTTGCCCCAAACTAACCTGAATGCGACCAATGAAGTGGATTCACAAGAGTGCTGCatactattttttttgtgtatagatttttcaaattttcttcacTAAGCAGAATGGAACTGTTCGGCCAAAATGTTTATGCCAAATCAAATGAAGGAATCTGGTCACGACAATGAACCGGGATTCATTTACATTTTATCAAAAATCTTATGAGCAAAATTAACCTACTATTCTCCACTATACGGCGACCACCAAATCCATGGCGTAATCTACCGAAGAAGTGAGGGGAGTGAGTTCgaagaaattttcaaatgccAAGAGTTTAACTGCGATTTCTGATGACATAAAAAGATGGAAATTGATTGCAGCGGCTGTCAAACCGAGAAAGTTGATTATTATTAACGATTCACACTACACACTTGGGAAACAACAATAGATGCCATCTTCAACCTAAATAGCAGTTAACTTCCAAACTTCtggaagaccaacaattgccaGCCATCAACGATATTAAAATACTGCTTCACAAACTGTGAAGGTCTTCGAGATTACAGAGGAATCAGAACTGGGATTTGTCAAGACTGTCGAAATATGGATGATCTAGTGCTGCCTTTGCTGAAATTCTGTTGGCTGGATCATACTGAAGCATTTTCTGTATAAATGATAGGAAGAAAGAATAGATAAGACACGACCAGTATAGTGATCTCGATGGAAATTGCAGTACACGTTAAAGACACGGGACTTACCGACAAGAGATCAACACCTTGAGGGTCTAAAGAGGGAACGGAACGAGCTAAATTTTGAGGCTTCCATTGAGGATATTCATGCCAGTCTCTCAAGGTGCTAACTCCTGGCCATTGCTCTTCCGTGGGTGTTCCCAGCAACCTTGCAAAATGAAACcaagaaaagtttgaaattaatAAATTAAGGTATTAACGCAGGAGCGAATGCCGAAGAGATCCAGAAACAGTTCTGCAACTCAGGACTAAACAAACACCCTTAGATCCAGATACGGTTCTGCAACTCAGGACTAAACAAACACCCTTAGATCCAGATACAGTTCTGCAACTCAGGCCTAAACAAACACCCTTATTAAATGGGTTCCGCAGGTTTCAAGTTGTCGAACCCATTTTCTTGTGTAAATGGGGTTGAattctgccttttttttccaaaaaatataacAGACACCCAGCAATAGAAGAAGGAGATGTTGCTGTAACGTGTAAAACAACAGAACATGGTGGGTTGCATTTCTTCGTGGTATACCTGAAGATGTGAAGCAATTGCTGCAACTCAGAGTCTCCGGGAAATAGTGCATGCCTTCTCACCATTTCAGCTTAAaatagaccaaaaaaaaaaacaaaaattaagaataaataGAGCAACAAAGCGACAATCTGAGCAAAGAAAAGTATATATGCTGAACAATATGAAATTTGTTTATCACAGAAAACTGACTAAAAGTGCTGAAGGCATCCAGAAAATAATATTCGTACACATGATATATCGAGGATAAAAAATCTGTATGTACTATTACGTACTCTGGATCGATCAATTTTAAGCGAAAGCCCATCTCAGAAGGTCAGGTGGGCAAAAGAACCAAGCATTCAGAAAGGCAAAGCAGGTCATGGTGAGGCTAGAATCAGATTCACAATACAAgaatgaaaagacaaaaaatctaGAATGATGTTCGAACTTCAATATCAAAGTGGTAACTTCTATTGTGGTGACCTGTAGGCATCAAGAACTACCCAATTTTATCAATGggctcatttttttcttctaatcaGACTTCTGCATATCCTTCAAGCTGAAACATAAACCGAAACAGCCTAGgaatttgaaaaatctgaacCAGCACCACAAGCTGTGatggaaaagataaaattatGAAGCTACACAATAAGATCAGACATTGTAAAGCGGCGATAAAGGGGTAATTCAAACACGTCAATTTAACGCAAAGGAGATCGACAAAACAAAGCCAAGATATATCAGATAGTACGTTGAAAATCCTTGGATTGATCGAAACTTACACTTGATtaaattcaacttttttctttttgttggaaaaTTTTGCAGTCGATAAAGAGAAGGCTGAAAACTTGCATCTCAAACCATAAGAGAGTATCGTCACTACCGACAGTAAGATAACTAGCATCCGACTGCTAAaacatttttcatgaacaaGTTAATACTATATAGAGTTTGCAAGTCAGAAGCTATTTCCCAGGCAACATACCGAATATACAACCAACAGACCACATGTCAACTCCTGTTGAATAGTGAGTTGATCCCAGCAATACCTCTGGAGCACGATACCACAGGGTAACAATCTGAGGAAAAGCCAAGTTCCGATGATTAAGCTCACACAAGCCCATTTTTTATTCGCCTGAAACGGGTACTTCTACCATAATTCAGAACAACGTAACTAGATTTTAACAAGACAAACCTCGTGAGTGTAACTTTTGAGAGGCACAGTAAAAGCTCTGCCAAGACCGAGATCTGCTATCTTCAGAATGCCCTTTTCTTTATCCACCAAAAGGTTCTGAGGCTTTAAATCCCTGTCAGAAGAGCATATGATAAGTTACAAGAAGACTAAGCTATAAAAGAAAGCATGACTACGTGGTTGTCATTCAGGGGAAAAAAAACCTGTGAAGGACCCCATGGCCATGACAGTGTGCTACTCCTTTGCATAATTGGTACATAAAACTCTGCAAATTTGCGATTAAAAAAATCCAAGAGCTTAAGATGTGAGATGGGGAACTCAACTTTATCCAATCTCAAAAGTAAAAGCTACACATAAACTTGTAGTTATCTCACATAATCCACATTAAAGGAGTATATGTTGTATGTAGATATTATTTCAAAGGGAAAAAGGACGCACAAGAgtccattgaaaagaaaaatgagcggagagaaagggaaaagtGTTTTAAATTCATTAGGAGACAGCATTGTCCTTGTACTACACAAACAGTTCGCAGATGACACTTTAACTTGGATTTCTGTCACATTCCTACAACAAGACTTGGCATCAAACGCcaaactttcaagttttcaGCACCAATAGTTTTGATGTTAGGAAAGCACTAAGAGATTCAAATTCCATGAGAACTATCCCTTTGCAAACCTAAAAAGGGATAGGCCTTAGAAACATGAGAATTATGCGAGGTTTTACACCACTAAAAGTGCGACTAAGTTTCATGCTCCAGTTGCAGTCTCCGGTCATCCAGAAGCGAAGACGCTATACTTTTACCTTACCTCTGATCAATAATGTACAGCAAAGGGGGCATTATGTGGCTCATTACGGCCTgattaaacaaattaaatattGACATAGAAATTCCACAAATGAATAATCATGTTGATGTAGACGTGACAATTGTTAAGCAAAAATTGATCACGAAGTTTGTGTAGAATAAGCCGATTCCAGATGTACGTAAGACTAGGACAGGACCATTCCAAGTTGGTGAGTTCATATTCATTCAGTTGTTCCAGTATTTACAGGCTTATAAAATTCCTGCAGAGTATGGGCGCATATGTTGCTGGTATAGGTTGCCTGTGTACGACAAAACATGATTTCCTAGATAGTCCTCAATCCAACAAGATATTATTGGCATAGgaaagcaaataaaatttgCCCTGCTTATGAAGGAATGTATCTAACAATTGCTCTAGTGTTTGTATcgtcaataaagaaaaaaagagagtcTAAAACAAATGGAATATCCAATTACTGCTCCGACTAAATCTCCGCAAAAGAAATGGTCTACAGATTTTATCGTTGAACACAAGAGCAATCTAAACAAAGGGAACAACCAATTGATTTCTTAGAAAGAAATCTCTGAATTCCATCCTCCATCCCGCtagatcaccaaaaaaaaaaatcaattaagaGGAACTAGAAAATAGTCTTGGAAACTCGGTAGAACGATAAGATTACCTGGACGACGGACGGATCAAGCGGCCTGGGGTTCGGTCCTCGCCGGTGCGAATCTATGAATTTCTTGAGGTCGGTGTCGAGATACTCGAACACCAAGTACAAAAGAGGCTTCCCATTCTTGTCAATATGCTCGACGCAGAGTAACCTGAaagatcaagaagaaaaatgggGGTTACCAAGAACTAAAAGAAAGGAACATTAAGAAGAGGTTGTTGGCAGGGGGGGAATGGGTACCGGACAACGTAGATGCTTTGGGAGAGCATCTGGAGGAGCGAGATCTCGCGGAGGGCGGTGGGAGGCACGCCCTCTTCGTCCATCTCGAGCCTCGTCTTCTTGAGCGCGACCAATTGGCCGGTGACTTTGTCCTGAGCCTTGTACACTTTGCCATACGTCCCCTCTCCCACCTTCTCGAGCTTCTCGTATTTCTCCATCGACATGAGGAACAAACGAACAGAAATTCACTGGTGTTGCACAGAGGCACTGCAAATATCTCTTCccccccactctctctctctctcgaggTTCTTTCTCGAGTTTCCTTTCTAGGGAACTTTGCTTTTGTAAAAGCAGAGGAGGGACTGcctgattcaaattttgaaacgGCAACTGTGGGCTCCAAACGGCCATCCCTCTTGCCCGTTGCATCTCCGGCACCGGGGTTCAAGCGGCTCGGTACGTGGGCCCACTTCATTGGACCGGTGGTTGCGGGTCGGGATACGTCCGAACCAAGGAAATGATCCAAGCAACTTAGTTATGTCTTGGTTGACAAGCCTGACATTAGACATTATTTAGGGTGAATGAGAGATTCATTTCACCGTCCGAAATTATGAAGCATGAAGGCTCATCAGTTTTGAGATGTATTGGTGTCAATGACACTTCAACTTAAATGTCGCACACTGTTAACACTTTAAAATTTTCCACATCGAAAGTAGAgtgatatcaaaattttacaaaagaattgtgaaaaattacaatttcaaaactAATTTCGAATATAAAGAGCAACTTAGATTCAATTTAACTCGCGACACAAATCTCAATAAAGAATTACAAGTCTAAACTATTTTGTCATTTGACaatcaaattcaattgcaaatgtcatttgacatccaaatccaattgcaaatgtcatttgacatccaaatccaattgcaaaagtcatttgaaatccaaatccaattacaaaattcaaattttaactcaaatccaagaattggatctaattcggtctaCAATACTATGTGGGagccacgtgtgggccccacctagcccgtgtggtcaagagccctcaGGGGTCACGcccccattaaaaaaaatatgtattaaaggaagaaaagtcattttcaaggaaaaatgaatgagatacctaggaaaagaaagacatttatgtctctctctcttctttaactaggtcctTTTTAAAAAGgagtcatttttcaaaaaacaata
Coding sequences:
- the LOC116262612 gene encoding cyclin-dependent kinase B1-1 produces the protein MSMEKYEKLEKVGEGTYGKVYKAQDKVTGQLVALKKTRLEMDEEGVPPTALREISLLQMLSQSIYVVRLLCVEHIDKNGKPLLYLVFEYLDTDLKKFIDSHRRGPNPRPLDPSVVQSFMYQLCKGVAHCHGHGVLHRDLKPQNLLVDKEKGILKIADLGLGRAFTVPLKSYTHEIVTLWYRAPEVLLGSTHYSTGVDMWSVGCIFAEMVRRHALFPGDSELQQLLHIFRLLGTPTEEQWPGVSTLRDWHEYPQWKPQNLARSVPSLDPQGVDLLSKMLQYDPANRISAKAALDHPYFDSLDKSQF